A single region of the Syngnathus acus chromosome 6, fSynAcu1.2, whole genome shotgun sequence genome encodes:
- the LOC119123972 gene encoding zinc finger C3H1 domain-containing protein-like isoform X1: MNLESAGQVPTLDVELEDGEICDDDSEERSTARRGDGSGNRPGGAAAVPPRGPRPPYMSHPPPDLRHPPPDLRHMVPYDVHGPSNHRQQCGPSGPDRPHAAPPLPHSLPPGPPPPGLNPLCGGPVPRPSFWERSHGALWRFRHRSVPNGGRGPWNREGWAGHRPPMARYGPAENINSRKESPGRKQKLFGRNLARRAPPSQAKCDGTESFEDLLSKYKQIQLELECIRKEESMALEAEVVQGTEAKGQMAEAVAGQRTEGCPVEALVLPQVSVQVPVESKKSFQAFNIKPLRLKLFTPASLDTSVEEAQPQQEEKDAARSDGEAKEAVEADEAPTCQHEEAKDDEKTPGRESSASSEDVFICLDELGGQVEEEDLSELQLRLLALQSASRKWQQKERQVMKRSRETTKPDGRTGPRSKPQDRERDKVKPGSREQPKAAAKPTARTPVDRSRPKKSSGSASAGRQALRKRQLRSRELQRQREEDERHKREEEIRRIRDLSNQDEQYKRFMKLVGGKTHSCAKARDGEGRKSAGRAGQDSTGNLYQYDNYDEVAMETDSEPGSPARLPLAAQGSASLTATQLYGTPFCAAPTPPQFPLPPGDQALPPKLPLADEEEEEEMLLRETCLMSMANKRVVTAEQEPLWSSPPSPSAALPIEQPSRGNLSAVSLNTMTAPRGNKFARGGASRTTLVLPRHKSVVVSLNGSDDSDSDLDSAQPQGMFGGLEFMIKEARRTAEVNANKSKGAAATSEKENNPLRTPEALPEAKKAEYRLLREELASREKQKASAHDARQVNVIDPAAASLVSEAEQKLLKQRELLVRDEALLKNLLQQQLKKSESLKAAESKVARLREQMQASEKVVMANKILLKKIQEQVQRVEHRVSIKKSLAARLEQELLWTQRAAGGERKGGAFPKPLARKLQRVDAANHFAALMAQKQRLQRLESEYALRIQKLKEAQALRNKAALSEVPSERRPKPATLPDAKACLPGSPGPPQPSLHDLTQDILVLDSDDSPDPEAEEPEARDPEDAAPPGAASPRRRSFQCSNSTKPNLEQTTSTPVAKGLASAKPAKNVPEAATEACAAAGLDLEALRSRQCGEPGLAELLVDELVALGELHHVEEQDASKSAKILVCAQVPPVCTETSKGAAWPTRPLPFGPYRSPLLVFKSYRFSPYYRTKEKLSLSSATYSNAIKPKRCFCRFDLTGTCNDDDCSWQHVRSCSLTGSLLFQDVLSYNLSLIGCSDNSSDSQVGAATGKYLSKLFGPHKDGMAVDQKAVFLVSKVNESCRHVPPFTTWKGKRKWRPAAAQSQRREERDGEEDAAGGEQTSPNSDVAVCWLDARVTSEDKRYFVSDTDDICKLESSVLENPGDTQLWIKLAFRYLHQGDTPPTECLEAALNTLSRALENNCDDPEVWTHYLTLFSRRGRHDEVEEMCQMAVEHAPHRRVWWNYLSLASTFEAKDTVCERLLNFLLGEACGGVSEERSFQLLEALLYRVHLNVFTGRSEAALTIFQDAFALTHSPVGVAGSLVAPHRALAWLAYIHLKEFGRLPTALYDPSESGPSRLVSAEGFLLPWRSAADITTPHEQLVGLFTDGIRQCSDQSLSPSERTSACLPLHTNLLLLHRLLGRSEEGVSLCEALLEACPESCALHDALCELHVHSGNAARAADSWRRALAGCPGNAEVFYHCCCFLMAQGEQSTVAPLFREFVLSLCEEPCAQVTPIDLLRSILGLPTDDVRVSAIVRKDLQDGLLRQRSFLHLLHCRWHWLHGSAGDALDAFERALGSAAAAPRHQLHRLWTDYLQFCSAHAAQRLPDLILRCLGTVPARLGVPFDPTHFWTSYRFHNEVVALYLGCVDESQHAALLERLHYMMPTNIGLSLRLIRHECSEGNMEHVRFQARMLTNSAPKCLPAWNIAIAAEAELSQPAEARRVVQQALQNLPLCAHLWKHLLQWEACVGGAGAAERAARVLSRGEEAGVTFAEPVATAQTDAV; the protein is encoded by the exons ATGAATTTAGAGTCGGCGGGTCAGGTGCCGACGCTCGACGTCGAGCTGGAAGACGGAGAAATCTGCGACGACGACAGTGAGGAGCGCTCCACCGCCCGGCGGGGGGATGGGAGCGGCAACAGGCCCGGCGGCGCCGCGGCGGTTCCTCCGCGAGGCCCGAGGCCGCCCTACATGAGCCACCCGCCGCCAGATCTTCGCCACCCGCCGCCAGATCTTCGCCACATGGTGCCCTACGACGTCCACGGACCCTCGAACCACCGGCAGCAGTGCGGGCCGAGTGGGCCCGACCGACCTCACGCTGCTCCCCCGCTTCCGCACTCGCTACCTCcggggccgccgccgccggggcTCAATCCTCTTTGCGGCGGGCCCGTGCCGCGGCCCAGCTTCTGGGAACGGAGCCACGGCGCACTGTGGAGGTTCCGACACCGAAGCGTCCCCAACGGCGGACGAGGGCCTTGGAATCGAGAAGGCTGGGCCGGCCACAGGCCCCCCATGGCTCGTTATGGGCCAGCGGAGAACATCAACAGCCGCAAGGAGTCTCCGGGCAGGAAAC AAAAGCTGTTTGGAAGAAACCTGGCGAGAAGAGCGCCCCCTAGTCAGGCCAAGTGCGATGGCACCGAGTCCTTCGAGGACCTGCTTTCCAAGTACAAGCAGATCCAACTGGAGCTGGAGTGCATCCGCAAGGAGGAGAGCATGGCGCTGGAAGCCGAGGTGGTCCAGGGGACGGAGGCCAAGGGTCAAATGGCAGAGGCCGTAGCGGGCCAGCGGACGGAGGGCTGTCCCGTGGAGGCCCTCGTGCTTCCCCAAGTGTCTGTGCAGGTTCCAGTGGAGAGCAAGAAAAGTTTCCAAGCGTTCAACATCAAACCTCTGCGCCTGAAACTCTTCACGCCTGCCAGTCTGGATACGAGCGTCGAGGAGGCGCAACCGCAGCAAGAAGAGAAAGACG CGGCGCGATCGGACGGCGAGGCCAAGGAGGCGGTGGAAGCGGACGAGGCGCCTACGTGTCAGCATGAGGAGGCCAAGGATGACGAGAAAACCCCTGGCAGGGAGTCGTCGGCCTCCAGCGAGGACGTCTTCATCTGTCTCGATGAG CTGGGCGgtcaggtggaggaggaggacctgTCGGAGCTGCAGCTGCGTCTGCTGGCCCTGCAGTCGGCCAGCAGGAAGTGGCAGCAGAAGGAGCGGCAGGTGATGAAGAGGAGCCGAGAAACCACCAAGCCCGACGGCAGGACCGGGCCCAGGTCCAAGCCTCAGGACCGGGAGCGAGACAAGGTCAAGCCGGGGAGCCGAGAGCAGCCTAAAGCCGCTGCCAAGCCCACCGCCAGAACCCCCGTTGACCGAAGCAGGCCCAAGAAGAGCAGCGGATCAG CCTCGGCCGGCAGACAGGCGTTGAGAAAGCGACAGCTGCGTTCGCGAGAGCTTCAGCGGCAGCGGGAGGAAGACGAGCGCCACAAACGGGAGGAGGAAATCCGCCGCATCCGTGACCTGTCCAACCAGGACGAGCAGTACAAGCGCTTCATGAAGCTGGTGGGCGGCAAGACGCACAGCTGCGCCAAG GCCAGAGACGGCGAAGGGAGGAAGTCCGCCGGCAGGGCGGGCCAAGACAGCACGGGAAACCTTTACCAGTACGATAACTACGACgaggttgccatggagacggACAGCGAGCCCGGTTCCCCGG CACGTCTTCCTTTGGCCGCCCAAGGCTCCGCCTCTTTGACCGCGACGCAGCTTTACGGGACG CCTTTCTGCGCTGCTCCCACGCCGCCGCAATTCCCTCTTCCGCCCGGCGACCAGGCGCTCCCGCCCAAGCTGCCGTTGGctgatgaggaggaagaggaggagatgcTGCTCAGGGAGACGTGTCTCATGTCCATGGCCAACAAGCGGGTGGTGACCGCAGAG CAGGAGCCGTTGTGGagcagccccccctccccgagCGCGGCGCTCCCCATAGAGCAACCCAGCAGAGGAAACCTGAGCGCCGTCAGCCTCAACACCATGACGGCGCCCCGTGGAAACAAGTTTGCCCGAGGAGGAGCTTCCAGAACCACCCTGGTG CTGCCACGCCACAAGTCCGTGGTTGTGTCGCTGAACGGGTCGGACGACAGCGACTCGGACCTGGACTCGGCGCAGCCGCAAGGCATGTTCGGCGGCCTGGAGTTTATGATCAAAGAAGCCCGAAGGACAGCCGAGGTCAACGCCAACAAGTCCAAGGGAGCGGCGGCCACCTCGGAGAAGGAGAACAATCCGCTGCGGACGCCCGAAGCCTTGCCGGAGGCCAAGAAGGCCGAGTACCGCTTGCTCAGGGAGGAGCTGGCCAG CAGGGAGAAGCAGAAGGCGTCCGCTCACGACGCCCGGCAGGTGAACGTCATTGATCCCGCTGCGGCGTCACTAGTAAGCGAAGCCGAGCAGAAGCTGCTGAAGCAAAG GGAGTTGCTGGTGCGAGACGAGGCGCTGCTCAAGAACctcctgcagcagcagctcaaGAAGTCCGAGTCCCTCAAGGCGGCCGAGTCCAAGGTGGCCAGGCTCCGGGAGCAGATGCAGGCCTCTGAGAAGGTCGTGATGGCCAACAAAATTCTGCTCAAGAAGATCCAGGAGCAG GTGCAGCGTGTGGAGCACCGCGTGTCCATCAAAAAATCGCTGGCCGCCCGCTTGGAGCAGGAGCTGCTCTGGACTCAGCGAGCTGCCGGAGGAGAACGCAAAGGCGGAGCCTTCCCCAAGCCGCTG GCCAGGAAGCTTCAGCGGGTGGACGCCGCCAATCACTTTGCGGCGCTGATGGCTCAGAAGCAGCGTCTGCAGCGACTGGAGTCCGAATACGCGCTGAGGATCCAGAAGCTGAAAGAGGCCCAGGCCTTGCGCAACAAAGCAGCGCTGTCCGAAGTGCCGAGCGAGCGGCGGCCCAAACCTGCCACGCTTCCCGACGCCAAGGCTTGTCTCCCGGGCTCCCCTGGCCCGCCTCAGCCCTCCCTGCACGACCTCACCCAGGACATACTGGTCCTGGACAGCGATGACAGTCCAGATCCCGAGGCGGAGGAGCCCGAGGCGCGGGACCCGGAGGACGCGGCGCCGCCGGGCGCGGCCTCCCCTCGCCGCCGCTCTTTCCAATGCTCCAACTCCACCAAACCCAACCTGGAGCAGACGACTTCCACTCCAGTCGCCAAAGGCCTCGCCTCTGCCAAGCCTGCCAAGAATGTGCCGGAGGCGGCCACCGAGGCGTGCGCCGCCGCCGGTCTGGACTTGGAAGCGCTCCGGAGCCGCCAGTGTGGAGAGCCCGGGTTGGCAGAGCTGCTCGTGGATGAGCTGGTCGCCCTCGGGGAGCTGCACCATGTGGAGGAGCAAGACGCGTCCAAAAGTGCCAAG ATTTTGGTTTGTGCTCAGGTGCCGCCGGTGTGCACAGAGACGAGTAAAGGTGCGGCGTGGCCCACCCGGCCGCTTCCTTTTGGCCCATACCGAAGTCCTCTGCTGGTCTTCAAGTCTTACAG GTTCAGTCCATACTACAGAACCAAGGAGAAGTTGTCCCTGAGCTCGGCCACCTACAGCAACGCCATCAAGCCCAAACGCTGCTTCTGCCGCTTCGACCTGACGGGAACTTGCAACGATGACGACTGCTCGTG GCAACACGTGAGGAGCTGCTCGCTGACGGGAAGCCTGCTCTTCCAGGATGTGCTCTCCTACAACTtgtctctgattggctgctcGGACAACAGCTCCGACAGCCAAGTCGGCGCCGCCACAG GAAAGTACCTGAGTAAGCTGTTTGGCCCGCACAAAGACGGCATGGCGGTGGACCAGAAGGCCGTCTTCCTGGTCAGCAAAGTCAACGAGAGCTGTCGTCACG TCCcgcccttcaccacctggaAGGGCAAAAGGAAATGGAggccggcggcggcgcagAGTCAGCGCCGCGAGGAACGTGACGGCGAGGAAGATGCCGCCGGAGGAGAGCAGACGTCCCCAAACTCGG ACGTTGCCGTGTGCTGGTTGGACGCGCGCGTGACGTCTGAGGACAAGCGTTACTTTGTCAGCGACACGGACGACATCTGCAAGCTGGAGAGCAGCGTGTTGGAGAACCCCGGAGACACGCAGCTGTGGATCAAGCTGGCTTTCCGATACCTCCACCAAGGCGACAC GCCGCCCACCGAGTGCTTGGAGGCGGCCCTGAACACACTTTCTCGCGCACTGGAGAATAACTGTGATGACCCCGAAGTGTGGACGCACTACCTCACGCTTTTCTCTCGCCGCGGACGGCACGACGAAGTGGAGGAGATGTGCCAAATGGCCGTGGAGCACGCTCCGCACCGCCGTGTCTGGTGGAAC TACCTGAGCTTGGCGAGCACGTTTGAGGCGAAAGACACTGTGTGCGAGCGTCTGCTCAACTTCCTGCTGGGCGAGGCGTGCGGGGGCGTGTCCGAGGAGCGCTCCTTCCAGCTGCTGGAGGCGCTGCTCTACCGCGTCCATTTGAACGTCTTCACGGGCCGCTCGGAAGCCGCCCTCACCATCTTCCAG GACGCCTTTGCGCTCACTCACTCGCCGGTGGGCGTGGCCGGGAGCCTGGTGGCGCCACACCGTGCACTGGCCTGGTTGGCGTACATCCACCTCAAGGAGTTCGGCCGGCTTCCGACCGCTCTGTATGACCCGTCCGAATCGGGCCCGTCCCGGCTGGTCAGCGCCGAAGGCTTCCTGCTACCGTGGCGCTCGGCCGCCGACATCACCACGCCGCATGAGCAGCTCGTCGGCCTTTTTACAG ACGGCATCCGTCAGTGTAGCGACCAATCTCTGTCGCCGAGCGAGAGGACGTCGGCGTGCCTGCCGCTGCACACCAACTTGCTGCTCCTGCACAGGCTGTTGGGCAG GTCGGAGGAGGGCGTGTCGCTGTGCGAGGCGCTCTTGGAGGCGTGTCCCGAGTCATGCGCCCTGCACGACGCCCTGTGCGAGCTCCACGTGCACTCTGGGAATGCCGCGCGTGCCGCCGACTCGTGGCGCCGCGCGCTGGCCGGATGTCCTGGCAACGCCGAGGTTTTCTaccactgctgctgcttcctcaTGGCTCAG GGCGAGCAGAGCACTGTGGCACCACTCTTCCGAGAATTCGTCCTGTCTCTGTGCGAGGAGCCATGTGCTCAAGTGACGCCCATCGACCTCCTGCG GAGCATCCTGGGCCTTCCCACAGATGACGTGCGGGTGTCGGCCATCGTCAGGAAGGATCTGCAAGACGGGCTCCTCCGACAGCGCTCTTTCCTGCACCTGCTTCACTG TCGCTGGCATTGGCTGCACGGCTCTGCGGGGGACGCGCTGGACGCCTTCGAGAGGGCGCTGGGCTCGGCCGCCGCAGCGCCGCGCCACCAGCTGCACCGCCTGTGGACCGA CTACCTTCAGTTCTGCAGCGCGCATGCTGCCCAGCGTTTGCCCGACTTGATCCTCCGCTGCCTGGGCACTGTGCCCGCCCGCCTGGGGGTGCCCTTTGACCCCACCCACTTCTGGACTTCCTACCGCTTCCACAACGAG GTGGTGGCGCTCTACCTCGGCTGCGTGGACGAGTCCCAGCACGCGGCACTCCTGGAAAGACTCCATTACATGATGCCCACCAACATTGGCCTTTCGCTCAG GTTGATACGGCACGAGTGTTCGGAGGGAAATATGGAGCACGTCCGCTTCCAGGCCAGAATGCTTACCAACAGTGCCCCCAAGTGTTTGCCCGCTTGGAACAT AGCCATTGCTGCGGAGGCGGAACTAAGTCAGCCGGCCGAG GCTCGTCGTGTGGTCCAGCAAGCACTCCAGAATCTTCCGCTCTGCGCTCACCTCTGGAAACAT CTGCTGCAGTGGGAGGCATGCGTCGGCGGCGCAGGTGCGGCGGAGCGCGCGGCCCGCGTGCTGTCTCGCGGCGAAGAGGCGGGCGTGACTTTTGCCGAGCCAGTCGCCACCGCTCAGACGGACGCCGTCTGA